GGGCCGCATTATACATAATGATCTCCCCCGTGCAAGGGATATGATTGCAGGTTTTGTCTGTTTCGGGTCCGGCAGCAAACGAAAAGGAGAATCCAGTATGCGCAAGGAGGCGAATCGGAAGTTGCGTTGCGGCGTGATTGGTCTCGGCATGGGGCGCGGGCATGTGCAGGGTTACCAGAGCCATCCCGCGTGCGAGGTGGTGGCGGTGGCGGACATGGACGAGAAGCGGCTGGCCGGCGCGCAGACCGAATTCAAGGTGCCGCAGACCTATACTGACGCGATGGAGATGCTGAAGCGCGCCGATCTGGACGTGGTCAGCGTGGCCACGCCGAACAAATTCCATGCCCCGCTCACCATCGCGGCGCTAAAAGCCGGTTGCCACGTGCTGTGCGAAAAGCCCATGGCCATGACGCTGCCCGAGGCGCTGGCCATGCAGCGAACGGCTGTGGCGTGCCGCAAGACGCTGGCCATCAATTTCTCCTACCGCTTCAGCGCCATGAGCTTTGCGCTCAAGCAACAGGTGGATTCCGGCCTCATCGGCAACATCTACTTCGGCCGCACGGTATGGCATCGTCGGCGCGGCATGCCGGGGTTTGGCGGCTGGTTCGGCAACAAGGAGCTGGCCGGAGGCGGTCCGTTGATTGACCTGGGGGTGCACCGGATCGATCTGGCCCTCTGGTTGATGGGGCATCCCCGTCCGGTTTCGGTCAGCGGCAGCACGTACAATGTCATCGCCGCGCGCAAGGCCCACGAAGAGAAGAAGCATTACTCGGTGGAGGACCTCGCCGCCGGCATCGTGAAGTTCGACAACGGCGCCACGCTGATCGTCGAAGCCTCGTGGGCGCTCAACAATAACGAGAATGAGCAGATGATAACCTCGCTCTACGGCGACAAGGGCGGTCTCGTGCAGAAAAACCGAAACGGCACGTACGACTTCACGGCCGAAATCTACACCGAGGAAGGCGGCAACCTCTACACCAAGGCGCTGGATCAGGCCGTGACGCAACCCCCCACCGCCTACCACGACTTCATCGACAGCATCCTGCAGAAACGCGAACCGCTGGCCACGGCCGAGCACGGTGTCCGGGTGCAGATGATCCTCGACGGCCTCTACCGCAGCGCGGCCGAGGGGCGCGAAATCCGTTTCAAGAAGTAACCGACATCCCATCAGGAGAAACCACCATGTCCACGGCCAGCAAGATCCGCGTAACCTTGTGGAACGAATTCCGCCACGAGCGGAAACACGAGCACATCCAAAAGATCTACCCCGACGGCATGCACAAGACCCTTGCCGATGCGCTGCAGCAGCAGGGGTTCACCACCCGGCTGGCCGCGCTGGACGACGCCGAGCACGGGCTGACCGAGGATGTGCTGGCCAACACCGATGTCCTGACCTGGTGGGGACATTGCGCCCACGGGGAGGTGCGCGACGAGATCGTGGAGCGGGTGCACCGGCACGTGGTGGAGCGGGGCATGGGACTGATCGTGCTGCATTCCGGCCATCACTCCAAAATCTTCCGCAAGCTGATGGGGACCACGGGCAACCTGCGCTGGCGCGAGGCGGGCGAGAAGGAACGCCTGTGGGTGATCACCCCCGGACACCCAATTGCCGAAGGGATCGGCGACTTCATCGAGCTGGAACACACGGAAATGTATGGTGAGTTCTTCGACATCCCCATGCCGGACGAATTGGTCTTCATCAGTTGGTTTGCGGGCGGCGAAGTCTTTCGCAGCGGATGCTGCTGGCGACGCGGCAAGGGAAAGGTCTTCTACTTCCGGCCGGGGCACGAGACCTACCCGATCTACCACAACCAGCAGGTGCAGCAGGTGATCGGCAACGCGGCACGTTGGGCCCGCTACGCGGGCAATGCGACGCCGAACATCTGCATCCACGCGAAAGACCCGCTGGAAAAGCTCAACACCGGCGCGTGAGGTCGGCCAACCTCAGCCCTACGCAGGCTGAAGACTACTTTCGGACATGCGATAGATCTCCTCGAAATCCAGCTTCGTAAATTCCGGGTCCGACATCGGCTTCATCAGCGCCTGCCACTTGACCTGCACCTCGTTTGTGTCGAGCCACGCGCTGGAGGCGGGATAGCGCGCGTTGTCGTATTCGAGGAAGATCACCAGCAAATTGTCGTTCAGGAAGCAGCTCAACTCGGTGAAGCCCGCCTTCCGGTAGACCGCTTCTAACTCCGGCCAGACCTGCCGGTGGTATTCCTTGTAGGCGTCCAGACACTCGGACTTGATCCGGGCCATGTGGATGGTGCGTTTGGTCATGTGCTGTCATCTCCGTTTCTTCAAATGCTGCGGGCCTCTCCCCGCCAGGCAGAGACCCGCGCGTTCACGGGCTAGAACAGTACCGGATGCATGAACGTAAGACAACAAAATTTCGTGCCGATCTTGACCTTCCCGGTCAGGCGGTGTATCGTCATCGAGTTTTCAAGAACACCTAACTGGAAGAGACTCGATCATGAAAGATTCGCGGGCGTCATGGATGAAGCAGGGGAAGTTCGGCGTGATGGTCCACTGGTGCGTGCCGAAGACGCCGCCGCAATACGGCAAACGCATCGAGGATATCAACCAGGCTGCGGACCGGTTCGATGTGGACCGCTTTATCAAGGATTTCCGCCGGACTAAGGCAGATTGGCTCATCTTCACGATTGGACAAGACAAGGGGTTTGCCAGCCCGAACAGCGTCATGGATCGTCTGGCAGGTCCGGGACATTGCACGCGGCGCGACCTGATTTTGGAGGTTGCTAAGGAGGTAAAAAAACTCGGCCGCAGGTTTGTGGCCTACTTGCCGACGATGTCCAACCGGAAGCGTTTTCCTTTTGGTCCAGTCCGCATGTCGGAACAGGCCTACCTGCGACTGTACACGGATCTGATCGAAGAATATGCGCGGCGTTTTGGAAAGAATCTGGATGGCTGGTGGTTTGACGGCGGCTCCGTGGATCCGGATCTGCGCGACGTACTTGTCAACCGCCTGCGTGCCGCAAGAGCTGGCAACCCGGATGCGGTCGTAACGTTCAATGACGGGTCCATCTGTCTCGGCCTGTCCCAGCCGGCAGTTCTTGGCCAGGACTACCTTGCTGGCGAATCCGAATTTTTGTTGAAGGGCAAGATCCGTTACGGGCGCGGGACAGATGTCCTGACGCCGATGCCAGGCGGAGTGTCTTCGCGTAAGCCTGTCATGGGTCGTGGTGTCACGGATTGCCTGGGATATGTTCGCACCCTGCCGTTGCCGCAACCGCCAGCGACGTGCCTCTGGCACGCATTGCTGCCGATTGATTGCATGTGGGAAACGGGCATTTCGTTTAACCCCGACTGGCAGAATCCGGCCTTTCCGTGGGTTGCCCCCAAGCCGCACAAGATGGAGAAGCCGCTTTACACCCTGGACGACCTCGAGACCGTGGTGCGGGACTTCAAGTCCGTCGGCGGCGGCGTCACGTTCAACATCGGCATCTTTCAGGAGGGCGGTCTCGGCCCGGACACGGTGGATCAACTGGCCAAACTGGCGCGGCGTATCTAGAAACCAGTTGTCCTGAGTGCAAGGGTGGTGGTGCCCGTGCGCAAACCCTTCGCCTCCGCCTGCAGTTTGAGTTTTCTGGTTTTTCTGCCAGCCTGCACGATGATCTGGGCCAGACCGTTGAACACGCTGCGCTTCCATGGATCCCCATCCGAGCCCTTGTCCGGCTCGTGGCAGGAAGGGTCGCCATTGCCCACGCCGATGATTTTGCCGGGACCGGAAAGTGTAAAGCGCACCTCGTTGTCGGCCACGGGCACAAGTCTTCCTTGTCTGTCGAGAACGGCAACCGTGATGATTGACACGTCCATTCCGTCCGCCGCAATGACGGCCCGGTCAGGCGTCAGTTGAATGGCTGCTGGCGCGCCGGTGGTCTCCACGCGTTTCTCCGCGATCAGCTTGCGCCGTTTGTACCCCTTGGCCTGCAAGGCACCGGGGGCATACGGAACCATCCAGGAGAGATAGCCAAGCTGCGGCATGGCCTTCCGGCCCAGACTCCGGTCGTTCAAGAACAGCTCGACCTCGTCACAGTTGCTATAGCACCAGACGTCAATCTCCTGCCCCTCCCTGCCCGGCCAGTTCCAGTGCGGCAGGAAATGGAGCACGGTCCTGGACGTCCACCAGGATTGAAAGTAGTAGAAACTGTCCTTGGGAAAACCGCAGGTGTCGAGAATCCCGAAATTTGAACTGACGCACGGCCACTTGTCATGTGGCGCCGGTTCACCCCGGTAGTCGAATCCGGTCCAGGCAAAGGTGCCAGCCAGGAATGGACGATTCTCGAAGAAAGGGACCCATTCACGGGACGACTTACCCCATTGCGAGGGGAATTCCAGGTCGTAAGCCGTCACATATCCTTTGGCCGCATCCTTCTCGTAGATCCCTCGTGTGGTCAGTACACTGCCTTCCTCGCTGCCCACGATCGGCAGCGTTGGATTGTCGGCGTGCAGCTTGTCCATGTCGCCCAGGAAAATGTAGTTTACGCCCATCACGTCCACCACGCCGAAGTACCCCTTCTCCCCCCACGCTCCGGCAGTGACCGGACGAGTCGGGTCCAGGCGCTTGACCAGCCGTTTCATGGGTGCGGCCACGCGGTTCCCCATCTCCGTCCACTGAATCGGCTCCTCGTTGAGGATGGACCAAAGAATGACACTGGGGTGGTTTCGGTCGCGGCGGACCAGACACTCCAACTGGCCAAGGATCTCGCGGCTGCTCCCCATCATGCGATGCTCATCCATGATCAGCATCCCCAACCGGTCGCAGGCGTCCAGGAGTTCCGGGGTTGGTGGATTGTGCGACGTGCGAATGGCGTTGCACCCCATCTCCTTGAGTCGTTCGACGCGGAAGGACTGGATCCGATCCGGCAGGGCCACCCCTACCCCGGCGTGGTCTTGGTGGTTGCAGGTGCCGCGGATCTTCACGGGCTTGTTGTTGAGGAAGAACCCTTTGTCCGGATCGAAGCGAATGGAACGGATGCCGAACGGCGTATCCAGACGGTCCACCTCGCGCCCGTTCTGCAGAATGGTCGTCCGCCAGGTGTAGAGATTGGGCGATTCCAACGACCAGAGCGCGGGGTTCTTGAGCGTTATTTTAAGCGTCACGTTCCGCTGTCCCCATGGCGGCAGCGCAATCCCCCGCTTCAGGCATTTCTGAACCACGTTGCCTTCCGCATCGATTACTTCGCCCCGGATCTCTACGGTGGCGGCCTGTTCGCCCTCATTGACCACCGCGACATCCGTGCGGATGGCGGCCTGGGCGCGACCCGGGCGCGTCTGGACGAAGGCCCCCCAATGCCCAACGTGCACGGGCGCTGTTTTGGTCAGCCACACATGGCGGTAGATGCCGGCACCTTCATAAAACCACCCCTCGAAGTGTGTGGCGTCCACCCGCACGACTAGAACATTCTTCTCGCCGAACAAAGTGTAATCCGTGCAATCGTACTGGAAACTGCTGTAGCCACTCTCGTTCCTTCCCAGATAATGACCGTTCAGCCAGGCGGAACAATCCCGGAATACACCGTCGAACTCCAAGGTGATACGGCGGCTGGCGTCGGATGCCGGAATTTCAATAGTTTTCCGGTATCAGCCGATCGTGGTCGCGGGGGAACCGCGGCCTACCGGCTTGAAGCCGTGATGAAAAATGGCCGACTCGTCGAACGGCAGTTCCACGGCCCAGTCGTGCGGCAGATCGAGCAAACGCCACGCGGTGTCGTCGAACTTTGGGCTGAGCACGCCGTTGGAGTTGCCGGTCTTGCTGAAAATCTGGTGATCACTGCCGAAGGCGAAGTCCAATGTCGGGTCGGCCGCGTGCCCGAAAGCAAAGCGCCAGCCTTCATCCAGCGACAGCCGTTGCCTGTAATCTTGTGACATCGTCTCTCCTGCTTTCATGTCTTCATTCCGAACATCCGTTCCTTTAGATCCAGATAGTAAAGGTAATCGTTCTCATTCACATCCGGCGGACAGCGGTGATCGCAGAACGGGATGTAGCCGCCGCGCGCCACCAGCGGCGCGACGGATTCCAGATACGCCTTGATCGCCTCGCGCCCCTTGATCAGCGCCATCTTGTCGATGCCTCCCATGATGCGCAGATCCTTGCCGTACTCGTCCAACAAGATCTTCGGGTGCACGCAACTGTTGACTTCGTAGGGGAACAGGCAGTTGATGCCGGCTTCCAGAAACCCGGGCAGAAGCGGCCGCACATCGCCGTCACAGTCGGTGTACCAAATGTCGATGCCGACGGCCTTGAGTTTCTTGCCGATCCGCTTGTAGCGCGGGACTACGATCTGGGTGAAGAAGTCGAGCGAGACGATCGGCCCGTTCTTGAAGCAGATGTCTTCCCAGCCGGTCGCGAAATCAAATTCCACGTGCGGCAGAAGCTGGTCCAGCATGTCTTCCACTAGGACGCAGGACGTCTCGACCATGTCGGGATAGTCGTAGCAGGCGTACGCGAGCCCTTCGAAGGTGAGCATGTTCCGGATGGTTCCGATCATGGATCCGCACGGGATGCCCTGCGGCCTGTCCCGTTCGGCGGGATGCCGTTGTTTCTCGACTTCGACGTTCAACGTGCGGGCCGGATCGTCGCGACGGAGGCGCTCTTCCTTGCACCTTTTCCAGTCGTCCGGCGTGACGATGCTGGCCTTGATGTAGTGAGGGATGGTGCCATGCCCATCCTTCGGGACCTCGGCCAGCAGGCCGTCGCCGTTCATGAGCGTCCGGGTGGTCTCGGTTTCCGAGACCACCGTTTGCGGGAAAGATGGATTCATCCACGTGTTTGGCCAAACCGAATCAAGCGAGTCGAAGGCAAACATCTCATTGGCTTGTCACTCGTGCTTGATCCCGTTCTTCTTGAAGATGGACCAAGCTTCGTAGTTCTCTTCCCAGTAGCCGAACTCCATGTTAAAGGATCGGTCCACCGACTGATAATGCATCTGCCGGTTGAACCGTTCCCTCCCGGTCATGGTTCCCTTCCAGGGTTTGCGATACGGTGTGATGGCCATAATGATGCTTCCTTGCTTTCGAGACCTATTTTCCGCTTTTGACCGCACTCTGGACAGCCTGCTTGTCCAGACGTTCCGCCAGTTCCGCAAGTTGATCCACCGTCTTCGGGCCCACCACGCCTTCCTGGAAGATCCCGACATTGAACGTCACGCCACCGCCCACGGCTTTGAATTCCCGCACGAGTTTTTCGAGATCATTCACCGTGTAAAGCGGGTCCTCCATCTGGTGCGGTTTCGGCGGGACACAGGGAAACGGCGCATTCATCCAATCCGGGTAGTTACCGCCATGCCCCCACATGCAGTCAATGGGAACCAGGGCATGCCACAGGCAGGCGCGCGGGGGTTGCAGCTTGTGCGTCGCCGGTGTCAGCAGCCTCTTCTTGCGCCCGTACCGAACCCTGCCATTGATCAGGAACTCGACTTCTCCGGACAGGTAGTCCTGCCCGCGAACCACAGGGGCGCTGAGGCCGCAACAGAATGAACCGTCGTTGAACGCGACGGCCGCATCCGGATTGCCCGCCCGCGCGGCGTTCATGTAGAGCTTGGTGTTGATCTTGGAGCTGTGGAAGACCGGCCAGGTATAGGCGCCGTCAAACCACCACCCGTCCAGCCGTTTCCCGAGCCGCCGGGAGTACTCCGCGAAGAACGCCGTATAGCGGCGCTGGAAATCCTCCTGACCGGTGCCGTCCGTCGTCGTCCAGGCGAACGCCTGGCGTACGGCTTCCGATTGCCCCTTCACTTCGCAGGGGAGATAGGCAATAAATCGCGCGCCTGTTTTTTTGACACCGTCGGCCATTTCGAGCACCAGATCGCGACGCGAACAACGCCCGGGACCGGCCAGATGGTCGAGCACGCTGTTGGGACTGGAGTAGTAGCCGCTGTTCTGGCCGATCGTAAAGATCAGCCAGTCCGCCCCGCTGCGCCGGAATTCCGCCAGAAAACGATCCACGTCGAAACGGTCAACGGCCTGGTTGATATCCTTCAGGTGCCGCCCGTACTGGGGCGGGGGCCCCGGCGGAATCCAATGCACCATCACGCCGAACTTTCCGTGCCCCATCCATGCTGCCCGCGAGTTCTTCATTGTGCCCCTTTCTGACAATCATGCTAGCTTTGGTCTATTCTGAACAACAAGCCATCGGCTGCGGCAGCTGGCCGGCCGCAAACGTGCAGCGCGGCCTTGGCCGCGTCCCACGTCCAAGTGCCAGGCGAAGCGTCACCGTCAGCGCGCGTCAGCGCCTCCGTGCCCAACAACACCCGCTTGAACGGTACGGCCACACCACGCACCTGCAGATCCCACGTTCGCTGTGCTGGCACGCCACGATACGTGCCGGTCGTCGGGCCGTAGATGAAGAACTGGTCGTGGATCTCGTTGTTGCGATGCTCCGAGGTCTCGGGCGACGGCGCCAGATAGGTGTCGCAGTAGCGGCCGGTCTCCGGATTGTAGAACCAGTGCCCGTTGCGGTCGTTCAGGTTCTCCTCGCCGAACGCGCTGGCGGAGTCGAAGAGTGTGTACCCATCCTTGAACATGCCGTACACCGGCCCGCCCGAGGGACAGATCCGCCGGCTGCCGTCGGCCGTCCAGACCGTGAAGCGGAAGTCGAACTTGGCGATTCGGATGCGCAGGGCTGCGGTGGTGACGACGACTTCCCCGTCATTCTCGGTGCGGGTGAACGGCACAGGCGCCCAGTTCGTGTGCTTCCCCACGGCAAAGGGGATCTCATAGGCGGGCGGGAAGGGGTCGTTCCCCTGCAGGCGCGACAGGCGGATGCGGAAGGCGCGCGCCGTGAACAAATCCAGACGCAGGCGCGCCACCACCGGCACGTGGGTGCAATACGAATTCAAATCCAAGGCTGTGTTCATCCCACGTTCATGGTTGTTTTTCGACTCAGGACCCAAGACTCAGGGTAGTGGGTCCGAAGTCCTGCAGCCTGCGTCCACTCTCTTAAGCCCGTTTCATCAGCCGCCGCAACCGCGCCTGGCATTCGCACATGGAGCGGCCCGAGTGATAGGAGACCTTCCAGTCGTTGCCGATGTTCGCGTCGAGCGGTTTGCCCTGGCGGTCGAGCAGCGTGCGCCACTCACCCACCCCGACAATGATCATGTGCGTGCTGATGAAGTCCCACAGGCACTCGAAGGCATCGAGGCAGCGCGGATCATGGAAGGCCTCATAGGCATCGAGGAAGCCGACGAGCGCTTCCGCGTGCTGCCAGAACTCCTTCTCCAGCACCAGGGCACCGCCTTTGCGCAGGCCGTCGCGGTAGATGCCGCCGAACGTCCAGTCCACGCCGTACTTCAAGGCATTGTCCACCAGCTTGCGGAGCAGCGGCTCATACGGCTTCGGGTCGGCATCGGCGATCGCGAGCGCGCGGTGCATCAACCAGACGAGTTCCAGATTGTGACCGTAAGACGTTGTCTCGGTCGGCTGCGCCGGCCGCTCCCCGAACCGCTCGGCGTTCCACGTGCGCTTGACGGCGATGGCCGGGATCGGGTTCCAGGCCAGGTCGAACTGGTTCAACCCGCAGCCGCGCCGGGTATCGATCATGTGCGCGCAGATCAGGTCTACGACCTCCATCAGCTTGCGCCGGTGGAGGGGGGCGCGGGACGCCTCGTAGAGCGTGGTAAAGGACTCCATCAGGTGCATATGCGTATCCAGCCCCTTGCGGTCGCCGCCCGAGAAACCAGGCTCCTCGGGCAACCAATCGCGGCAGAGGTTCTCGTAGTAGCCGCCGTACCGCGTGTCGGCGGCGAACTTCTGCAGGAGGTCGAACGTGCGGGAGGCAGTCTCCACGCCGCGCTTGTCGCCGGTCCCCAGCGTGTATTCGGCCATGGCGTAGATCGCGAAGCTTTCGCCGTAGACGATCTTGCCTGTGTCGCTGCGGTTGCCGTTGGGCTTCGTCTTCCAGTACCAGCCGCCATGCTTCGGGTCCCAGAAATGCGTGAGCAGAAATTCCGCGCCGCCGCGCGCCAGCGCCGCGCTCCCCTTGACCTTGGGCTGCTGCCGGCACAGGTTCGAGAACC
The sequence above is a segment of the Lentisphaerota bacterium genome. Coding sequences within it:
- a CDS encoding Gfo/Idh/MocA family oxidoreductase; amino-acid sequence: MRKEANRKLRCGVIGLGMGRGHVQGYQSHPACEVVAVADMDEKRLAGAQTEFKVPQTYTDAMEMLKRADLDVVSVATPNKFHAPLTIAALKAGCHVLCEKPMAMTLPEALAMQRTAVACRKTLAINFSYRFSAMSFALKQQVDSGLIGNIYFGRTVWHRRRGMPGFGGWFGNKELAGGGPLIDLGVHRIDLALWLMGHPRPVSVSGSTYNVIAARKAHEEKKHYSVEDLAAGIVKFDNGATLIVEASWALNNNENEQMITSLYGDKGGLVQKNRNGTYDFTAEIYTEEGGNLYTKALDQAVTQPPTAYHDFIDSILQKREPLATAEHGVRVQMILDGLYRSAAEGREIRFKK
- a CDS encoding trehalose utilization protein ThuA codes for the protein MSTASKIRVTLWNEFRHERKHEHIQKIYPDGMHKTLADALQQQGFTTRLAALDDAEHGLTEDVLANTDVLTWWGHCAHGEVRDEIVERVHRHVVERGMGLIVLHSGHHSKIFRKLMGTTGNLRWREAGEKERLWVITPGHPIAEGIGDFIELEHTEMYGEFFDIPMPDELVFISWFAGGEVFRSGCCWRRGKGKVFYFRPGHETYPIYHNQQVQQVIGNAARWARYAGNATPNICIHAKDPLEKLNTGA
- a CDS encoding L-rhamnose mutarotase, producing MTKRTIHMARIKSECLDAYKEYHRQVWPELEAVYRKAGFTELSCFLNDNLLVIFLEYDNARYPASSAWLDTNEVQVKWQALMKPMSDPEFTKLDFEEIYRMSESSLQPA
- a CDS encoding glycoside hydrolase family 2 protein yields the protein MEFDGVFRDCSAWLNGHYLGRNESGYSSFQYDCTDYTLFGEKNVLVVRVDATHFEGWFYEGAGIYRHVWLTKTAPVHVGHWGAFVQTRPGRAQAAIRTDVAVVNEGEQAATVEIRGEVIDAEGNVVQKCLKRGIALPPWGQRNVTLKITLKNPALWSLESPNLYTWRTTILQNGREVDRLDTPFGIRSIRFDPDKGFFLNNKPVKIRGTCNHQDHAGVGVALPDRIQSFRVERLKEMGCNAIRTSHNPPTPELLDACDRLGMLIMDEHRMMGSSREILGQLECLVRRDRNHPSVILWSILNEEPIQWTEMGNRVAAPMKRLVKRLDPTRPVTAGAWGEKGYFGVVDVMGVNYIFLGDMDKLHADNPTLPIVGSEEGSVLTTRGIYEKDAAKGYVTAYDLEFPSQWGKSSREWVPFFENRPFLAGTFAWTGFDYRGEPAPHDKWPCVSSNFGILDTCGFPKDSFYYFQSWWTSRTVLHFLPHWNWPGREGQEIDVWCYSNCDEVELFLNDRSLGRKAMPQLGYLSWMVPYAPGALQAKGYKRRKLIAEKRVETTGAPAAIQLTPDRAVIAADGMDVSIITVAVLDRQGRLVPVADNEVRFTLSGPGKIIGVGNGDPSCHEPDKGSDGDPWKRSVFNGLAQIIVQAGRKTRKLKLQAEAKGLRTGTTTLALRTTGF
- a CDS encoding N-acylglucosamine 2-epimerase, with translation MNKTSKKTTQRLQRLEAEITKHLTTGLIPFWHARARDAKHGGYRVRFDEQGNATPLKEKYVNTQARLVWWFSNLCRQQPKVKGSAALARGGAEFLLTHFWDPKHGGWYWKTKPNGNRSDTGKIVYGESFAIYAMAEYTLGTGDKRGVETASRTFDLLQKFAADTRYGGYYENLCRDWLPEEPGFSGGDRKGLDTHMHLMESFTTLYEASRAPLHRRKLMEVVDLICAHMIDTRRGCGLNQFDLAWNPIPAIAVKRTWNAERFGERPAQPTETTSYGHNLELVWLMHRALAIADADPKPYEPLLRKLVDNALKYGVDWTFGGIYRDGLRKGGALVLEKEFWQHAEALVGFLDAYEAFHDPRCLDAFECLWDFISTHMIIVGVGEWRTLLDRQGKPLDANIGNDWKVSYHSGRSMCECQARLRRLMKRA